A region of the Chloroflexota bacterium genome:
CCTCGCGGTGGTTCGCATGCATCTGGAGGATGCGTCCGACCCGCTCGCGCCTGCCCTTCGTGGGATTGAGGACGTACGAGCCTGCCTTGAGGGTGCCCGAGTAGACGCGGAAGAAGGCGAGCTTGCCGACGAACGGGTCGGCGGCGATCTTGAAGGCGAGCGCGCTGAACGGCTCGTCATCGTCCGGGCGCCGCAGGACGTCCGCCCCGGTGACCGGGTCGGTGCCGTTCATCGGCGGCACGTCGAGCGGCGACGGGAGGTAGTCGACGACCGCATCGAGGAGCTTCTGGATGCCCTTGTTCTTGAGCGCCGAGCCGGTGAGGACCGGGATGATCCGTGTCGAAAGCGTGCCGATGCGCAGGCCGCGCTTCAGCTCCTCGGTCGTGAAGTCCACGCCCTCGAGGTACTTGTGGAGGAGCTCGTCGTCCATCTCGGCGACCGCTTCGATCATCGCCCGCCGCTGCGTCTCCGCCTCGGCCCTGAGCTCGGCCGGGATCTCCTCGACCTCGATCTGGTTGCCCAGGTCGTCGCGGTAGTAGACGGCCTTCATCTCGACGAGGTCGACGACCCCCTTGAACTGGTCCTCGCGGCCGATCGGGATCTGGATCGGCACCGCGTTGGCCCCCAGCCGATCGCGGATCGACTCGACGCCGCGCCAGAAGTCGGCACCGGTCCGGTCGAGCTTGTTGATGAAGCAGAAGCGCGGGACGCCGTAGCGGTCGGCCTGGCGCCAGACCGTCTCGGACTGCGGCTCGACGCCGGCCACGCCATCGAAGACGACGACCGCGCCGTCGAGCACCCGCAGGCTCCGTTCGACCTCGACGGTGAAGTCCACGTGCCCGGGCGTATCGATGATGTTGAGGCGATGGTCGCCCCAGAAGGCGGTGGTGGCCGCCGCGGTGATGGTGATGCCGCGCTCCTGCTCCTGGGGCATCCAGTCCATCGTCGCGGCGCCCTCATGCACCTCGCCGAGCTTGTAGATCTTCTTCGTGTAGAAGAGGATCCGCTCGGTGACGGTGGTCTTGCCCGCGTCGATGTGGGCGATGATCCCGATGTTCCGCGTGCGCGCAAGCGGAACCTGACGTGCCACGGAGGTCTTGCGCTCCTGAACCGGTGCTACCACTTGAAGTGGCTGAAGGCGCGGTTCGCCTCAGCCATCTTGTGGGTGTCCTCGCGGCGCTTCACCGCGGACCCGAGGCCATTCATCGCGTCGACGAACTCGGCCGCGAGCTTCTCGCTCATGCTCTTGCCGTTGCGCTTCCGGGCGGCCTGCACGAGCCAGCGCACGCCGAGCGAGAGGCGGCGGTCGCCGCGGATCTCGACCGGGACCTGGTACGTGGCTCCGCCGACGCGGCGCGGCTTCACCTCGATGATCGGGGTCGCGTTCCGGAGCGCCGCCTCGAGGACCTCGAGACCGGGACGCCGGGACTGCGCCTCCGCCCGCGCGAGTGCCTCGCGGAGGATGCGTTCGGACAGATTGCGCTTGCCCGCCGTCATGAGCTTGGCGGTGAAGCGCGACGTCGTCCGGTTCGCCGGGGCTGTCTCGTACTTGACCTTGCGCGGGATGTTGACGCGACGGGGCACTACTTCCTGCCTCCAACCGCGGCGGTCGCCTTCGCGCCGTACTTGCTCCGACCCTGCTTGCGATCGCGGACGCCCGCGGCGTCGAGCGTGCCACGGATGATGTGGTACTTCACCGACGGGAGGTCCTTCACCCGACCGCCACGCACGAGCACGACCGAGTGCTCCTGGAGGTTGTGGCCGATGCCGGGGATGTAGGCGGTGACCTCCATCTGGTTGGTCAGCCGCACGCGGGCGATCTTGCGGAGGGCCGAGTTCGGCTTCTTCGGCGTCATCGTCCGGACCTGGAGGCAGACGCCGCGCTTCTGCGGCGCGCCGGGGATCGACTCCTGGCGCTGCTTCAGGCTGTTCCAATTCTTGCGCATGGCGGGCGCCTTGACCTTGGAGATCTTGCGCTTTCGGCCGTGACGCACGAGCTGGCTGATGGTCGGCACGGAGACGCGGTTCCTTTCAGTGTCGGTGCGTGGCTGCGACGAGAGTGCCGCCCGACCGGATCCCGCGTGGGGCGGCAGGTGCGGGGACCATCCTCGCTGTGGGTCCTCGGTGCTCGGAGACGTACTCGTCACCGGGCCACCCGTTCGAGGCCACGAGCGCGGAGTGTAGCAGCGGGTCCGAACGAGTGTCAAACGTTCGGACCCGCATCCGCGAGGGTGGTGGCGGGCCGGCGGGCTACTCGCCCGCGACGGTCCTGGCGGGCCGTTTCGCCGAGGCCCTGGGGGCTGCCGCGACGGGCTCGGCGACCGCGACGTCATCGTCGACGGCCGGGGCGAGCTCGTCGTCCCGATCGGGGAGGAGGGGGTTCGCGCGATCGTCGGCCGCCGCCTCGCCGACGAGGAATGGATTGATCTCCTCCGCGTCGTCGCCGTCCGCCGCTCCCGCTGCGAGGAGCGAGGCGAGACCGGCGGTCTCGTCGTCGGCCGGGCGGGCGCTCCCGTCCTCGAGGAACGGGTTGAACTCCTCGTCGGCGGCCCCGAACGAATCGAGCGCCTCGCCGGCGAGCGCTTCGAGCGCCGCACGTCGACGTCGTTCCGCCGCCGCCGCCAGGTTGGCCGGTGCCCCGGTCCCGGCGGGGATGAGCTTGCCGATGATGACGTTCTCCTTGAGGCCGATCAGGTGGTCGCGGGCGCCGTTGATGGCGGCCTCCGTGAGCACCCGTGTCGTCTCCTGGAACGAAGCCGCGGCGAGGAAGCTCGACGTGTTGAGCGACGCCTTCGTGACCCCGAGCAG
Encoded here:
- the fusA gene encoding elongation factor G — translated: MARQVPLARTRNIGIIAHIDAGKTTVTERILFYTKKIYKLGEVHEGAATMDWMPQEQERGITITAAATTAFWGDHRLNIIDTPGHVDFTVEVERSLRVLDGAVVVFDGVAGVEPQSETVWRQADRYGVPRFCFINKLDRTGADFWRGVESIRDRLGANAVPIQIPIGREDQFKGVVDLVEMKAVYYRDDLGNQIEVEEIPAELRAEAETQRRAMIEAVAEMDDELLHKYLEGVDFTTEELKRGLRIGTLSTRIIPVLTGSALKNKGIQKLLDAVVDYLPSPLDVPPMNGTDPVTGADVLRRPDDDEPFSALAFKIAADPFVGKLAFFRVYSGTLKAGSYVLNPTKGRRERVGRILQMHANHREEIEEVLAGDIAAAVGLKDTFTGDTLTDPDHPVILESMTFPEPVIEVKIEPKTKADQDKLAIALQRLAEEDPTFRVKTDPETSETLIAGMGELHLDVLVDRMIREFKVAANIGKPQVSYRETIRRAAEGIGRHIRQTGGKGQYGHAVIRLEPGEKGSGYQFVDKIVGGTIPREYIKSVDAGIRETLETGPYAGFPMVDVKATLHDGSYHEVDSSEMAFKIAGSLAVKDAIHKAQPVILEPIMKVEVTMPEEFMGDVIGDLNSRRGQIDGMESRGGTQVVRAFIPLALMFGYVTDLRSMSQGRASSSMEFSHYAEVPPSVASELVQKSKV
- the rpsG gene encoding 30S ribosomal protein S7 produces the protein MPRRVNIPRKVKYETAPANRTTSRFTAKLMTAGKRNLSERILREALARAEAQSRRPGLEVLEAALRNATPIIEVKPRRVGGATYQVPVEIRGDRRLSLGVRWLVQAARKRNGKSMSEKLAAEFVDAMNGLGSAVKRREDTHKMAEANRAFSHFKW
- the rpsL gene encoding 30S ribosomal protein S12 — protein: MPTISQLVRHGRKRKISKVKAPAMRKNWNSLKQRQESIPGAPQKRGVCLQVRTMTPKKPNSALRKIARVRLTNQMEVTAYIPGIGHNLQEHSVVLVRGGRVKDLPSVKYHIIRGTLDAAGVRDRKQGRSKYGAKATAAVGGRK